Within the Stenotrophomonas sp. 610A2 genome, the region CACTGAGCCGTGATCTTCCGGTTTCCAACATTGCGCTATCAGCGGTCGCTGAGCTGGACGAAGCCTATTGGTGGGATGCCGATTCACCGCCCCCGACATGCAGGCAGGTCATCGAACACTTGCAGCTGGTGGAAGCCGCGGACCTGCAGTACCCAATCATCCTGTGCCCGCAGGGACGGGTGATGGACGGCATGCATCGCGTGGCCAAGGCGCTGTTGTTGGGAAAGAGCGACGTCGCGGCAGTACGCCTGCCAGAGCTGCCTTCGCCAGATCATGTTGGCGTTGACCCGGACGATCTCTGCTACGACGAGTTCTGAGGCGCACTGATCACCGTAGTGCCGAGCCATGCTCGGCAGGGGCTCTACCGATAACACCTAAGCAGAGCATGGCTCTGCTCTACCCGCATGGATGCTGCATCAGGATGCAGGACGCATCTTGGTAACGCAGAGACTGCCCGACCATTGACTGAGGTGACCCCTGGATTGCTGTGTGTAGACACCGGTCAAAAGCAGATGTGTTTCCTGCAGGCCGGCGGAGCGTGGCACGCCATTGATCCAGATACCTTTGCTGAAATCGTGTGCATACATATCCACGCCCGCGTCTGCATAGAGTGCCGAGTGTTCGAACCCATACGAGTAGTAGCCTGTAACCGACACCGCGCGTCCTTCGTACGCGCGTCCGTTGGAGATGAGTTCGCTGAGCGCGACTGACTGAGGAACACCGATATAGCGCTTGCAAGGGTTCTCCAATGCAGCTGTTGCAGTATTCATCGCCAGCGGCGCAGAAGGACAACCGCAGGCTGACAACAACAGCAAGGGCAGGGCCAGCAGCAGGACGCGAGCACCCGCACGTGTCATGTCGCATTTCCATACAACCGCTGCGCTGACTGGAACAAGATCCAACTCGTCGCAATGAACTTATCCCCACCCTGCGGGCGATTGCCGCGATGGGTATGGGTGAATGCGGTAGGCGCAATCAACAGGCTGCCGGTGCGCGGCACAACCTTGCGTTGCTGGAACAGGAATTCGGTTTCGCCTTCTGCGAATCCATCGTTGAGGTACAGCGTCCACAACAGATGTCGGTGCAGGGTTTCGCCGCCGGGGTCGCGTGGGAACAGCTCACAGTGCCAATAGGGATAGCCGCCCTCGCCCGCCGTATACCACTGCAGGTTGATCGCGCCAGGACGCAGGCAGGTGCGCGCGAGTTCGGATAGGGCGGCATCGTCCATACCTTGGAAATCATCTGCGCTCAGGCGCCGCGCCTGTCCCTCCGCATCAGGTACTTGCAGCATCAAAGGCGAAATCAGCACCTGGGGATAACGGCGCAGGTAATGCAGCATGCCGTTGAACACTGCCTGCTGCAGGCGCTGCTCGACATCGCGCCAGCCCTCATTGCCGCTGATGCGCAGGTCGCGGCTGCGCTTCAGCTCCGGGAATACACCGCTGCCGACCTGGCCGGGTTTGAGCTGTGTGCTGTGTCGCAGACGTTCGACGATGACCGCGCAGTCGTCGGCGGACAGGGCGTTGTCGTAGACCTCGATGAAATCGACAGCAGTCATCAGCAGCCTCGCAGTGAGTGTCCGCCGATGGTGACCTGAAGCGCCCCGCATGTGTAGTGCCGAGCCATGCTCGGCATGGGCTTTCCAAGCAATACCCAGGTAGTGCCGAGCCATGCTCGGCAGCGGGGCTTTACCGGTAATGCTCCTGCCGAGCATGGCTCGGCACTACAGGAGGGCTCCCCCTGCCGAGCATGGCTCGGCACTACAGGAGGGTTCCCCCTGCCGAGCATGGCTCGGCACTACAGGTGAAGCGGTGGTCAGCCCTGCAGGTCGTGTTCGCGGTGGTAGCGGGTGGCTTCGGCTACTTCGTTCTTCGAGCCGAGGAATACCGGCACGCGCTGGTGCAGCTGGGTCGGGGCGATGTCGAGGATGCGTTCGCGGCCATTGGTGGCGGCGCCGCCGGCCTGCTCCACCAGCAGCGACATCGGGTTGGCTTCGTACATCAGGCGTAGCTTGCCGGCCTTGGTCGGGTCCTTCTTGTCCCACGGGTAGATGAAGATGCCGCCGCGGGTCAGGATGCGATGCACGTCGGCCACCATCGAGGCGATCCAGCGCATGTTGAAATCCTTGCCGCGCACGCCGTCCTTGCCGGCCAGCAAGTCGGCCACATAGCCCTGCATCGGCGCTTCCCAGTGGCGCTGGTTGGACATGTTGATGGCGAATTCCTTGGTGTCCGCCGGCACCTGCATGCCGCGCTGGGTCAGCACGAACTCACCGGTTTCGCGGTCCAGGGTGAAGGCGTGGGTGCCATGGCCCACGGTCAGGACCAACATGGTGCTGGGCCCGTAGATGCAGTAACCGGCTGCTACCTGCTGGGTGCCCGGCTGCAGGAAGTGCTCGTCGCCCGGCTTATCCACACCCTTGGGCGAGCGCAGCACCGAGAAGATGGTGCCGACCGAGACGTTCACATCGATGTTGGAGCTGCCATCGAGGGGATCGAACAGCAGCAGGAAGTCGCCCAGCGGGTATTCCGACGGCACCGGCTGGCTGTGGTCCATTTCCTCGGAGGCGCAGGCGGCCAGGTGGCCACCCCAGGCATTGGCTTCGAGCAGGATCTCGTTGGAGATCACGTCCAGCTTCTTCTGCGCCTCACCCTGCACGTTGCCGGTGCCGGCATCGCCAAGCACGCCGCCCAGGGCGCCCTTGCTGACGGCGATCGAGATGCTGGTGCAGGCGCGGGCAACCACGGCCACCAGCTGGCGCAGGTCGGCGTTGATGCGCTTGGCATGCTGTTCTTCGATCAGGAAACGGGTCAGCGACGTACGGGACATGGAAGGCAACTACCTTCAGACGAAAGGGGCGCTATTGTCGCGGGTTGTCCGTTCTTTTACGAGCTGATGGCTTGGAGTTGTCCTGTTCAGGACAGAACTGGTCATCCGCGAGCGGGTCGCCGGCAGCGTGGTATTTCGTCAAACTGCCGGACTACCTCTGTTTCAAGGAAGAACCTGCGTGATGAATGTAGTTTCCAGATCCTGGCGCCACACCGCACTCAAGTTGGCGGCCGGCGCCGCGCTGAGCCTGTGGACAAGTGTGGCCCTGGCGGCCCCTTCCCTGTTTGAAGGCCTGCAATGGGGAGCCACCGAGGCACAGCTCCGCGAGGTCTTCGGCGACAAGCTGAAGTTGCTCCCCTGCAGCGACGCGCAGCGCCAGGCAGAGACCGGCACCGACAGGAAGGGCGCCTGTGACAGCCCGTATGTCGAGGACTACACGATCGACGGCATCACCTTCCTGGTGGTCTTCAACATGGGCGGTGAAGGCAAGACCCTGAACACCATTTACCTGGATCGCGGCGCTACCGTCACCAATGCGCAGATCCGCAAGGGGGAAGGTGCCGAGTTCCGCTACAACCGGGTGAAGCGGGTGCTGGCCCAGCGCCACGGTGAGCCCAGCGAGATAAACGAAACCAGCCGTCGGCCGAAGAATGAGCTGGTGACGCTGCACGTCAAATGGATCATCGATGACACGGTGATCAGCATGACCAACACCATCATTCCGGACCCGCGCGGGCAGATGTATTACCTGGGCCTGGTCTACAAGCCCTTGGCCGAGGCGATGAAGCCGTTGGCATCGCTGGAGCAGCGGTAAGCTCGCTGGAAAGCGCGCCATATCGCGAGCGCCTGCATTTCGGCAAGTCTGTGGACAAAAGTGGACAACGCTTGCGGACTGACGCGCCAAGTGGACGCTTTGGGAAGGGAAAAGCCCGTAATAGCGGGCTCGATCGAGGTTATCCACAAGCGTTTGGGGATAATTTCCTTTGGGAATGAGATGTGGATAAGTCCGTGGGTAGTGGCGTTATCCACAGGCTGCTTTTCATGCACTGCGTGGGTGGATTGGAGGCCGCCACATACAGGTGTTGAAGCTGGAGCAAAAGCAAAAGCAGGAGCAGGAGCAGGAGCACCCCTCCCCAACCCTCCCCTGCGCGTAGCGCAAGGGAGGGGGCTGTTCCTGCAGGTCGGCACCATCTTGCGCAACCGCAGCTCTTGCCCCCTCCCTTGCGCTACGCGCAGGGGAGGGTTGGGGAGGGGTGCTTTTTAGCCCTTAAGCCCCGAGGCCCCGAGGCCTCCGAACCCCCACTCCACAACCTTATCCACAACCCACAGCCCACAAAAAAGCCCGGGTTTCCCCGGGCTTTTCATCACATCAGCAGCAACGATCAATCAGCCGCGGCTGACGTCGTAAACCGCCTTTGCCACGTAGTCCAGGTTGTTCTGGCTCAGCGCGGCAACGCAGATGCGGCCGGTGCCGACGGCGTAGATGCCGTAGTCGTCACGCAGCTTGTCTACCTGCGCCTTGCTCAGGCCCGAGTACGAGAACATGCCGGCCTGCTGCTGGATGAAGCCGAATTCCGGCGCGCCCAGGGCGGCCAGCTTCTGCACCATGCCGGCACGCAGGGCGTGGATGCGCTCGCGCATTTCGGTCAGCTCGGCTTCCCATACGCCACGCAGCTCGCCACTGTTCAGCACGCCGGCGACAAGCGCGGCGCCGTGGGTGGACGGGCTGGAGTAGATGGTGCGGATGATGCGCTTGACCTGCGACTGCACGGCCTTGGTCGAGGTCGCGTCCGGGCCCACCACAGACAACGCACCGACGCGCTCGCCGTACAGCGAGAACGACTTGGAGTACGAGTTGGCGACGATGAAGCTGTCGATACCGGCATCGGCGACGATGCGCACGGCCTGGCCGTCCTCGGTGATGCCCTTGTCGAAGCCCTGGTAGGCCATGTCGATGAAGGGGAACAGCTGGCGGTCCTTCATCAACGCGGCAACCTGCTTCCACTGCTCGGTGCTCAGGTCGGCGCCGGTCGGGTTGTGGCAGCAGGCGTGCAGCAACACCACGGTGCCCGGCTGCAGCTTCTGCAGGTCGGCCAGCATGCCGGCGAAATCCAGGCCATGCGCGGCGTTGTCGTAATAGGTGTAGTCGACCACGTCGAAACCGGCGGCGCCGAACACGGCGCGGTGGTTTTCCCAGCTCGGGTTGCTGATGGCGATGGTGGCGTGCGGCAGCAGGCGCTTCAGCAGGTCGGCGCCGACGCGCAGCGCACCGCTGCCGCCAACGGTCTGCGAGGTCGCGACGCGGCCAGCGGCCAGCAGGTCCGACGCTTCGCCGAACACCAGCTTCTGGGTGGCCTGGGTGTAGGCCGGCAGCCCGTCGATCGGCAGGTAACCGCGCGGTTTGGCCTCGGCGGCAAGCGTCTGCTCGATCTGCTTGACGGCGCGCAGCAGCGGAATGCGGCCGCTCTCGTCGTAGTAGATGCCCACGCCAAGATTGACCTTGGTGGTGCGGCTGTCAGCGTTGTAAGCCTCGGTCAGACCCAGAATCGGGTCACCAGGAACCTGTTCGACGTTTGCAAAGAAGGACACGGCGATACTCGTATCAGTGGCGGGGAGTGGGGGTGTTTGGCGCGGGATGCAGCAAAAGCGCGCTCAGAACCGCATCATCGTAACAGGGCTGGAGCCCCGTGGCCGTAGGGTTTCAGCTGGAACTTCAGCGCGCGGGGCGATGACGCTGCCTGCGTGGATCGGAGATGATGGCCGGATGCGTACTTGTAATCGTTTTTTGGCGTTTTTCGGGCTGATGCTGGCATTGCCGGCGCTGGCCGACGAGTTGCCCACCGCAACGCTGGATCGGGTGCAGGTCCAGGCCGCCAAGGTCCACGCGGTGGATGATTTCGACCTGCCCGCTTCCAGCACCACGCTGGCGCTGGACGCCGACGGCAATGGCCGTGGCGCGCAGCTGTCCGAAGTGTTGGGCGCGGTGCCCGGGCTGCTGGCACGGGATCGGCAGAACCTTGCACAGGACACCCAATTGTCGCTGCGCGGCTTTGGTGCCCGCTCCACCTTCGGCGTGCGCGGGGTGCGGCTGCTGCTCGATGGAGTGCCGGCGACCATGCCCGATGGCCAGGGCCAGCTCTCGCACTTCAACGCGTTCGGCGCCGACCAAGTGGAGGTGCTGCGCGGGCCGTTCTCGGCGCTGTACGGCAATTCCTCCGGCGGCGTGCTGCAGCTGTGGAGCACGGACGGGCAGGACGGCGATCCGTGGCGGCTGCGCAGCAGTTACGGCAGCAATGGCAGCTCCAGCACCGGTGTGCAGCTCAAAGGGCTGGCCGGGGCCATGCACTACAACGTGGCAGCCAACCATTTCCGTACCGACGGCTGGCGCGAGCACAGCACGGCCCGGCGTGAATCGGTGAATGCGCGGCTGGGCTTTGATCTGGCGGCCGGCCAGCGACTGGAACTGCTGTTCAACGGCTTTGATGCACCGCATGCGCAGGACCCCTTGGGCCTGAGTCGCGAGCAGGTGCGCGAGAACCCGCGTCAGGCCACCGCTGTCGCCACCCAGTACAACACCCGCAAGTCGGTGCGGCAGACACAGCTCGGTGCGGTCTACAGCGCCGAGCGTGATCAACAGGCCTGGCGGTTGATGGGCTATGCCGGGCAGCGCGCGGTGGAGCAGTTCCTGGCGATCCCGCCGGGGCCGCAGAACAGTCCCCTGCACTCGGGCGGGGTGATCGACCTGGACAGCGATTACGGCGGCGTGGACGCGCGCTGGGCCTGGCATGGGCAACTGGGCGGCAAGCCGCTGGAGCTGGTGATCGGTGCAAATGCCGACCGGCAGCAGCAGCACCGCACCGGCTATGAGAACTTCATTGGCAGCACCTTGGGTATCAAGGGCCGGCTGCGCCGCGACCAGAACGACCGCGTGCAGAACATCGACCAGTTCGCGCAGGCCTGGTGGCAGTTCAGCCCGCGCTGGTCGGCATTGCTGGGTGCGCGCCATAGCGAAGTGCAGTTCCGTTCGCGCGACCGCTACGTCACTGCCAGCAACCCCGACGACAGCGGCAGCCGTGATTACTCGGCGACCACACCGGTGGCGGGCCTGGTGTTCCGTGCCAGCGATGATCTGCGTTTTTATGCCTCGGCCGGGCGCGGTTTTGAAACGCCGACCTTCAACGAGCTGGGCTACCGCGCCGATGGCGGCGCCGGCTTGGCGCTGGATCTGGCCGCCGGCAGCACCCGCAATTACGAGATCGGCAGCAAATGGCGGGCGCAGAGCGGTGCGCGGCTGGAGCTGGCCTTGTTCCGTGCCGACAGCGACGACGAGCTGGCGGTGGCGACCAACAACGGCGGCCGCAGCAGCTACCGCAACATCGGCGCGACCCGGCGGCAAGGTGTCGAGCTGAGCTGGCAGCAGCCGATTGCCACCGACCAGCAGCTGCAGCTGGCCTATACCTGGCTGCAGGCCAGCGTGCGGGATGCCTACCTGACCTGCACCGGCCTGCCCTCGCCCTGCACCCAGCCAAACAATCTGGTGGCGGGCGGCACCAGATTGCCGGGCGTGCCACGCCAGCAGTTGTTCGCACGCTGGCAATGGCAGCCGGGGCCGTGGCAGTGGGCGGCCGAAGTGGTGGCCGCCAGCGACATCGGCGCGAACGATCTGGGCAGCGCCAACGCAGCCGGCTATGCCCTGCTGAACCTGGAGATGGCGCGGCAATGGGCCACCACACGCGGGCCGCTGCGCGCCTTCGCCCGTGTGGATAACCTGCTGGACCAGCGCTACATCGGCTCGGTGATCGTCAATGACGGCAACCAGCGCTATTACGAGCCAGGCCCGGACCGTGGCTTCACCCTTGGCCTGCAGTGGCAATGGGCGCGGTGAGCGGCTTCACCGCAAGCTGAGCGCGCGCCCTTGCCCCCTCCCTTTGCCGCAGGCAAGGGGAGGGCTGGGGAGGGGTGCTTTTGCTTTTGCGTCCGCCTCTGCTTTGCCGTCGCACCCAGCCCAACAACCATCTAAACACCCCGCTCACCCCCACCTAACAGCACCGGGCGTATCTGTGAGCGCCCAACTGGGAGGGTTGTGCCATGTACCGCCCCGATCGCATCGAGCATCCCGCTGCGCCAACCTTGTTTGCCGCCGATCCCACGCTGATGCGTCGCGGCCGGCTCAGGCGCAGCCAACATGCGGCTGACGAAGTGGCGCAGGATTTCGTGCAGTACAGCCTGGATGACTATGCGCGGCGCCGTCGTGGCGCGCGTGGCTGGCTGGATCTGCAGCCGGCTTATGCGTTCGCGCTGGCCACACATGCGGCGGACTGGCCACGTGGCAGCGGTGATACCGACGTCGAGCTGGCCGAGCATTGGGAACAGGCACGCGGCGGCTCGCGGCTGCGCTGGGAACAGGTACGGGATCTGGTCGAAGACGCATGGCTGGCGCTGGACCGCATGCCGGTGGCAGCGGTGCATGCACGCTAGTCGAAACGTGGGGAAGCTTTTGTAGGAGCGGCGTCAGTCGCGAAGCTGGCAATGCTTGGCTACCGATGGGTATGTAATCTGGAGGTGCATGAGCTCTTGCGGCTTCGCCGCACCCTCTCCTGCCTTCGGCACTCCTGCTTTTTGTAGGAGCGGCGTAAGCCGCGAAGCTAGTAATGCCTCGCTACCGACTGGTATGCAACCTGACTGTGCGTGAGCCTAGCGGCTTCGCCGCTTCCCCTCTCCTGGCTTCGGCATCCTCTCCCGCAAGGGGAGAGGAGGAAAGCCACAGCCAAAGCCAAAACCAAAACCCTCAAAAGCAATCCAGCCAGCACACCCCGGGGGAGGTGCGGATGTGCTGGCCGGTTGCGATCAGGCGTTGAAGTCCAACACCACGCGCCCTTCAATCGCACCTGCATGCATGCGCTTGAACACGTCGTTGATGTTCTCCAGCTTGTCGGTGCTCACCGTCGCGGCGACCTTGCCATCGGCAGCGAACTGCAGCGATTCCTGCAGGTCCAGGCGAGTGCCAACGATGGAGCCACGCACGGTGATGCCGTTGAGCACCATGCCGAAGATGTCCAGCGGGAAGTCACCCGGTGGCAGGCCGTTCAAGGACACCGTGCCGCCACGCCGCACCATGCCCAGTGCCTGTTCGAAGGCCTTGGGCGATACCGCCGTCACCAGCGCGCCATGCGCGCCGCCGATTTCCTTCTTCAGGAAGGCCGCCGGATCAGTGTTGCGGGCATTGACGGTGATGCTGGCACCCAAGCGCTTGGCCAGGGCCAGCTTGTTGTCGTCGATATCCACCGCGGCCACGTTCAAGCCCATCGCCTTGGCGTACTGCACCGCCATGTGGCCGAGGCCGCCGATACCTGAGATCGCCACCCAGTCGCCGGGCTTGGTGTCGGTGACCTTCAAGCCCTTGTAGACGGTGACACCCGCGCACAGGATTGGCGCGATCTCGACGAAACCCACTTCCTTGGGCAGCAGGCCGACGTAGTTGGCGTTGGCCAACGCGTACTCGGCGAAGCCGCCGTTCACCGAATAGCCGCTGTTCTGCTGCGCTTCGCACAGGGTTTCCCAGCCGCCCAGACAGTGCTCGCAATAGCCACAGGCCGAATACAGCCACGGAATGCCGACGCGGTCGCCTTCCTTGATGTGGGTAATGCCTGCACCGACCGCAACGACATGGCCGACGCCTTCGTGGCCGGGAATGAACGGGGGATTGGGCTTCACCGGCCAGTCGCCTTCGGCGGCGTGCAGGTCGGTGTGGCAGACGCCACAGGCCTCGATCTTGACCAGGATGTCGCCCGCGGCCGGACGCGGCACGGTTACTTCTTCAATCACCAGCGGCTTGCCGAATTCGCGGACCACGGCCGCCTTCATCGTCTTGTCCATCAATCGATCTCCTTTGCGGGGGATAAGTCCAGCTTGGCGCCAAGCCAGGCCTGGCGCCTTGATCCAGATCACGCCCGGCCAGTTGCGGCCGGGCGGATCCGCTCTAGGTTCAGAAGAAGCCCAGCTTTTTCGGCGAGTAGCTGACCAGCAGGTTCTTGGTCTGCTGGTAATGGTCGAGCATCATCTTGTGGTTCTCGCGGCCGATGCCCGACTGCTTGTAGCCACCGAACGCGGCATGTGCCGGATAGGCGTGATAGCAGTTGGTCCACACCCGCCCGGCCTGTATCGCACGGCCCATGCGGTACAGGCGTGAAGCATCGCGGCTCCACAGGCCGGCACCGAGGCCGTACAAGGTGTCGTTGGCGATCTCCAGCGCTTCCTCTTCGGTCTTGAAGGTGGTCACCGACACCACCGGCCCGAAGATCTCTTCCTGGAACACGCGCATCTTGTTGTGGCCCTTGAACACCGTCGGCTTCACATAGAAGCCATCGGCCAGATCGCCACCGAGCTGGTTCTGCTCGCCACCGATCAGCACTTCGGCGCCCTCGGCCTTGCCGATCTCGATATAGGACAGGATCTTCTGCAACTGCTCCTGCGAGGCCTGCGCGCCCACCATGGTGTTCGGGTCCAGCGGATTGCCCTGCTTGATCGCCGCTACCCGCGCCAGGGCGCGCTCGATGAACTTCTCGTAGATCGACTCCTGGATCAGCACCCGCGACGGGCACGTACAGACCTCGCCCTGGTTGAAGGCGAACATCACGAAGCCTTCCACCGCCTTGTCGAGGAAATCATCGTCCTCGGCCATCACGTCGGCGAAGAAGATGTTCGGTGACTTGCCGCCCAGCTCCAGCGTCACCGGGATCAGGTTCTGGCTGGCGTACTGCATGATCAGCCGACCGGTGCTGGTCTCGCCGGTGAAGGCGATCTTGGAGATGCGCGGGCTGCTGGCCAGCGGCTTGCCGGCTTCCAGGCCGAAGCCGTTGACGATATTGAGCACGCCCGGCGGCAGCAGGTCGCCGATCACTTCCATCAACACCAGGATCGAGGCCGGGGTCTGCTCGGCTGGCTTCAGTACCACGCAGTTGCCGGCGGCCAGTGCCGGTGCCAGCTTCCACGCCGCCATCAGCAGCGGGAAGTTCCACGGGATGATCTGCCCGACCACGCCCAGCGGCTCGTGGAAGTGATAGGCCACGGTGTCGTTGTCGATCTGTGACAGGCTGCCTTCCTGCGCGCGCAGGGCACCGGCGAAGTAACGGAAATGATCGGCCATCAACGGCACGTCGGCGTTGAGCGTCTCGCGGATCGGCTTGCCGTTGTCCCAGGTTTCGGCATGGGCAATCAGCTCGAGGTTTTCCTCGATGCGATCAGCAATGCGGTTGAGGATGTTGGCGCGCTCGGTGGTCGAACGCTTGCCCCAGGCGTCTTTGGCTGCGTGCGCGGCGTCCAGCGCCAGCTCCACGTCTTCGGCGTTTGAGCGCGCCACCTGGGTGAAGACCTTGCCGGTGACCGGCGTGGTGTTGTCGAAATACTGGCCACTGCGCGGGGTCACCCATTCACCGCCGATGTAGTTGCCATAGCGGGCTTTGAACAGGGACTGCGGTTCGGTGGCATGCGGTTTGGCGGACAGGACTGCGTTCATCTGTGGAATCTCCGGTTCAGCGGTGTGTGGGCCGCGTGTGTGGCGGTGGCTACAACAGGCGCAAGAGCGATGCCAAGTTCCGCCTGTTGCGTTGCGACACGATGAAAATCCACTGGCGGCGGAAATCCACGCGCAGATTTGCTGCGCTGCGAAACGGCAGGTGATTGCAGCGCCCGTCCGGGTGTGGTGTTAATCGGAACAGTGGTTTGAACAGCTGTCGCAAAATGCGACACAGGAGCGCTCATGGCACTGGCACTGCAACATCGCGTGGGCAACGCCCGCCGCTCGTTCTTCGAGCGCGGCACCACGCCCGTGGGCACCGTGCCCGACACCATCCTGCAGTCCTGGCGGCGCTGCCAGCGCAGCGGCCTGCTGGTGGATGCCGAGCCTGCGCTGGAACCCCTGCCCGGGCACAACCTGCGCGAACTGCGCGAGCGCCATGAACGCTTGTGGCGATTGGCGCGCGCTGAACTGGATGGCTTGGCCGCACACACCGCCAGCACCGGCAGCATCGTGCTGCTTACCGATGAGAGCGGCTGGATCCTCAATGCCGAGGGCAGCGCTGGCTTCCTCGACAAGGCTGGACGCGTGGCCTTGATGCCGGGCGTGTGCTGGAGCGAGTCAGCCGTCGGCACCAATGCGATCGGTACCGCGATCGTCGAGGGCCGCGCGGTTGAGGTGCGCGGCGGCGAACACTTCTACGCACCGCACGGCATCCTCAGCTGCTCGGCCATGCCCATCCACGATCCGCACGGGCAATTGGCCGGCGTACTCGACATCAGCGGGCCTGCCAGCGTGCAGCAGATGCATGCGATGGGCCTGGCGCGGTTGGCCGCCAACCGCATCGAGCACCGCTTCTTCGAGAACGGCCTGGGCGATTGCGAACTTTTGCGCCTGCACCATGACCGCACCTTGCTGGGTACTGCGGGCGAAGCCGTGCTCGGTTTCCGCAATGGTCGCCTGGTCGCAGCCAATGGCGTCGGCCTGCACCTGTTCGGCCTGGAGCGTGGCGACATCGGCCGCGCGTCGTATGAAGCACTTTTCGAGATGCCGCTGTCGCGGATGCGCGATGAAGGCATGTTGCAGGATCGCAGCGGTCGGGTGCTGCATGGCCAGCTGGATGCACCAGTACCTGCATCCCGCACGCGGTCAACCAGCGCCGCGCCACCGCTGTCACGACCGATGCCAAGCACGGTCGCTGCACCTGCCGTGGTGTTCGATGCCACCCAGCGCGAACAACTGCTGCGTGCCGGCCGCGTGTTGGAAGCGGGCCTGCCGGTACTGCTGCAGGGCGAAACCGGCACCGGCAAGGAAGTGGCGGCACGCGCGCTGCATGCACAAGGCAGCCGCAGCGGCAAACCCTTCGTTGCGGTGAACTGTGCAGCCCTGCCGGAAGGACTGATTGAAGCCGAGCTGTTCGGTTACGAGGAAGGCGC harbors:
- a CDS encoding sigma-54-dependent Fis family transcriptional regulator, with the protein product MALALQHRVGNARRSFFERGTTPVGTVPDTILQSWRRCQRSGLLVDAEPALEPLPGHNLRELRERHERLWRLARAELDGLAAHTASTGSIVLLTDESGWILNAEGSAGFLDKAGRVALMPGVCWSESAVGTNAIGTAIVEGRAVEVRGGEHFYAPHGILSCSAMPIHDPHGQLAGVLDISGPASVQQMHAMGLARLAANRIEHRFFENGLGDCELLRLHHDRTLLGTAGEAVLGFRNGRLVAANGVGLHLFGLERGDIGRASYEALFEMPLSRMRDEGMLQDRSGRVLHGQLDAPVPASRTRSTSAAPPLSRPMPSTVAAPAVVFDATQREQLLRAGRVLEAGLPVLLQGETGTGKEVAARALHAQGSRSGKPFVAVNCAALPEGLIEAELFGYEEGAFTGARRQGSQGLLRQAQGGVLFLDEIGDMPLALQPRLLRVLQDRELSPLGGGKPVKLDFMLICATHCDLQQAMDEGRFRSDLYYRIADHVMRLSPLREAQDRAQLLQAMWQPLAQGRVLSVEAERALVAYDWPGNLRQLAACLRTLVALTEPGAVIDRELLPEYLHQAARRVAAEPVVDGSLQELALDVMRQTLAACDGNVSLAAKRLGVNRSTLYRRLKL